A single window of Culicoides brevitarsis isolate CSIRO-B50_1 chromosome 3, AGI_CSIRO_Cbre_v1, whole genome shotgun sequence DNA harbors:
- the LOC134834602 gene encoding kelch repeat and BTB domain-containing protein 8-like, which produces MFKGKLNIKMDHKHFLNALLEWFDTQKDCNVFFLCPDSENPEKKLQIGAHTNILAMASEYFNAMFYGTMATKNPENPIEISTVYLPFKLLLSFIYGRKVKFDTIEIARDFYEAADFYMCKDAIEYGKRQFFKMLKPKNLITCYEIGHIYNNERLKDAAWKLIRFDEKILERQKFLEASPEIVVDLFQKQESLNVGSDKEFVVALEHYIAHNKALDPDIAAKIRPAIQSISFLTLTPDVIRATTLLTDTEKAEILAKKESKQDSFPMPEGFSKCIVSRESTHAPTRWSLNYKDSSENDESSEMDTDSESEIIFDLISKDFGERNQI; this is translated from the exons atgtttaaaggaaaattaaatataaaaatggacCACAAACACTTTTTGAATGCTCTCCTCGAGTGGTTTGATACCCAAAAGGATTgtaacgtattttttttgtgtccagACTCTGAAAACCCGGAAAAAAAGCTACAAATTGGAGCCCACACAAACATTCTCGCCATGGCCAGTGAGTATTTCAATGCAATGTTCTACGGAACAATGGCTACCAAAAACCCTGAGAACCCAATCGAAATTTCCACCGTATATTTACCTTTCAAATTGTTGCTCag CTTCATCTACGGCAGAAAAGTCAAATTCGATACCATTGAAATCGCTCGTGATTTTTACGAAGCTGCTGATTTTTACATGTGCAAAGATGCAATTGAGTATGGCAAGCGACAATTCTTCAAGATGCTCAAACCAAAGAATTTGATTACTTGTTACGAAATTGGTCACATTTACAACAATGAACGCTTAAAAGATGCCGCATGGAAGCTTATTcgtttcgatgaaaaaattctggaacgtcaaaaattcttagaaGCATCGCCGGAAATTGTTGTTGACTTATTTCAAAAGCAGGAATCGTTGAATGTCGGGTCGGACAAGGAGTTTGTTGTCGCCCTAGAACACTACATTGCACACAATAAAGCATTAGATCCGGATATTGCTGCCAAAATTCGTCCAGCCATTCAAAGTATTTCCTTTTTAACGTTGACGCCAGACGTTATTCGGGCCACGACACTTTTGACTGACACAGAAAAAGCTGAAATTTTGGCCAAAAAGGAATCAAAACAGGACAGCTTTCCGATGCCGGAGGGGTTTTCAAAATGTATTGTATCTAGGGAATCAACTCATGCCCCTACCAGATGGTCGTTGAATTATAAGGATTCCAGCGAGAATGACGAAAGTTCTGAGATGGATACAGACTCTGAATCGGAGATTATCTTTGATCTTATTAGCAAAGATTTTGGGGaaagaaatcaaatttaa